Sequence from the Aquimarina sp. Aq107 genome:
AGAACAGTTTTAAAAAAGTAATCACTAACCAAAATTTAGAAAAGTTTGTTACAGAGCGAGCTAATAGAACAATGTAGGGCTAATGATCGTAAAGCACAGATGAAGCTTTATAATAAGTACTGTGATGGTATGTATTATGTGGCATTACGATTTCTTAAAGATCCTTTTGAGGCTGAAGAAGCCATGCAAGAATCTTTTATTAAAGCCTTTTTAAAACTTCATCAGTTTACTGGTGATGTGACTTTTGGTGCGTGGTTAAAACGTATAGTGATTAATAAGAGTATTGATATGCTCAAAGCAAAGAAGATGAATATGGTTGCTATCAATGAGCAGGTTATGTCTACAGTAGAAGAACAAGATGATTGGTCCGTTGCTGATTCAACAACGGTTGAAGAAGTGAAGGGAGCAATAGAAAGATTACCTGAGAAATATAAATATGCTGTAATGCTATTTTTAATAGAAGGATATGATCATAAAGAGATCAGTGAAATATTAGATATTACTCCAGTTGCTTCAAGAACTTTAGTACATAGAGGAAAGAAACAGCTTCAGGATCAATTAAAACATTTGAGAGATGGGACAGGATATTAGAGAGTTATTAAAACAAGACAACAGGATTCCTTCAGAACGTTTGTCAGAAGGACATCAGAATCGTTTTATGGCAAGATTGGAGGAGGAACTTCCTAAAAAAGCTAGGAAATTTAACTATGGTTGGTTAAGAATTGCAGCCA
This genomic interval carries:
- a CDS encoding RNA polymerase sigma factor is translated as MKLYNKYCDGMYYVALRFLKDPFEAEEAMQESFIKAFLKLHQFTGDVTFGAWLKRIVINKSIDMLKAKKMNMVAINEQVMSTVEEQDDWSVADSTTVEEVKGAIERLPEKYKYAVMLFLIEGYDHKEISEILDITPVASRTLVHRGKKQLQDQLKHLRDGTGY